The genomic stretch GTCGTGGACCTGGATTGCGGCGCGGTCGCGCTCGGCGCCCGTCACGGCGATTTTGAACTTGCGCGGCAGGAATGAAAATTCCGGATGCAGCGACGACCATTGCCTGAGGATTTCCGCATAGGGGCGCGGATCGGCAACCTCGTCGGCCGCAGCGCCGGAGAAATGATCGGCCGTGACATTGCGGATGCAATTGCCGGACGTCTGGATCGCGTGCATCTCGACTTCGGCGAGATCGCTCAGGATTGCCGGAATGTCCTCCAGCTTCGGCCAGTTGAACTGGATGTTCTGACGCGTGGTGAAGTGGCCGTAGCCCCGGTCATATTTGCGCGCGATATGGGCGAGCGTGCGCATCTGCCGGCCGTTCATCGTGCCATAGGGCACGGCGATCCGCAGCATATAGGCGTGGAGCTGGAGGTAGACGCCGTTCATCAGCCTCAGCGGCTTGAACTGGTCCTCGGTGATTTCGCCCGAGAGGCGGCGTTCCACCTGATCGGTAAACTGCGCGACGCGTTCCCGGACAAAATCATGGTCGAATTCGTCATAACGATACATGTCACGCCTCCACATGTTCGGGTTTGGCGGGCGCATAGCCCGCTGCGTAGGGAATCGTGGGCCCCTCGGCGCGAATGCGCTCGCGCAGCCTGAGCGGCCGGATCCGGCCATCGGCTCGCTCGTCGACGTCGATCACGGCCACGTCAACGATTAGATTGCCGGAAAAGTCGCGCTTGCCGATCTCCTCGAGGCTTGCAACCGCCGCGTCGTGGCGCGCGACGAGGGCGCGCTGAAGATCGCGCGTCCAGCTTCCGCTGGCGTCTAGCCAGACGGCAAGGCCATCGGTCAGGCGGTTTGCGGTCAGAACCTTAGCGGACATGGACGGCTCCCGTGAATTTCTCTTGGACAAGATTGTTGTTGAGCGCGAGAGCGCTCGACTCCTCAAGACTGGCGCCGGCAACAGCGTCGCCGATGATCACCATGACCGGGCCGGTCAGGTCCTCGCGCGTTTCAAGCAGCGGCAGTTCGGAAAGGACGCCGTGGAACAGCCGGCGGTTCTTGCGGCTGGCATTCTCGACGACGGCGATCGTGGTGTCGGCGGGAACGCCCGCTTCCTGCAGCCGGGCGCCGAGCTTGGCGGCAACGGAACGGCCCATATAGACGGCAATGGTGGCACCCCGGACCGCAAGCGCGGCCCAGTCCGGCAAGGTGTCGCCATTAAGGTCGTGGCCGGTCGTAAAAACCAGTGTGGAGGCAACGCCCCTGAGCGTCATCGGCAGGCCGAAATCCGCGGCGGCGGCCGAGGCGGAGGTGATGCCCGGCACCACTTCGTAGGAGACCCCTGCGGCCCTGAGCGCGGCCATCTCCTCGCCGGCCCGGCCGAAAATCAGCGGATCGCCGGATTTCAGCCGCACGACGCGCTTGCCTTCCTTGGCAAGTTTCACCAACAGGTCATTGATTTCATTCTGCGACTTGGAATGGCAGTTCTTGCGCTTGCCGACGGAGATGCGCTCCGCGTCGCGGCGGCCCATATCGACTACGGCCTGCGGCACCAGCGCATCAAAGGCAATCACGTCCGCTTCCATCAAGAGCCTGTGGGCGCGGATCGTCAGAAGGTCCTCGGCGCCCGGCCCGGCGCCGACGAGCGCGACATGGCCTGAAACGGTAGACCCGTCGGAGATGATCTCGTCGGCCAGGCATTCGGCTTCGAGAAGACGTCCCTTTTCGACGGCGTTCGCCACCGAGCCGTTGAAAAAGCGTGACCAAAAGGCCCGTCGCGCGGCCCCGCGCGGTATGCTGGCATCCACCTTGTCGCGCAGATTGGCGGCAAGGCGCGCCAGCGGCCCGAGCGAACGCGGCAGCATCGTGTCGATCCGGGCGCGGATCATCTGCGCCAGCACCGGCCCTGCCCCCTCCGTGCCGATGGCGATTGCGACCGGCGGGCGGGCAACAAGCGCCGGCGTATAGAAATCGCAGTCTTCCTTCTGGTCGACGGCATTGACCGGAACGGAAAGCGCACGGGCGCAGTCGGCGATCAGGTGATCCTGCTCCGGCTCGCCGGTCGCCGCGAAGGCAAGCACCGCGCCGTCAAGCTGCTCTGCGGCAAACGGCGCTTCGACCAGGCGCGCGCCATGCGCGACCAGAAAGGCGCGGTAGTCCTCGTCCGGGTTTTCGCCATAGGCGGCAATCTCGGCGCTCGTCTTCGCCATCAGCCGCGCCTTGGCGTAAGCCTCCGCACCGGAGCCGAAAATTGCGACCTTGCGGCCCTCAACCCTGAAAAATGCCGGAAACGCCGACAGCAATTCTTCCCTTGCGACCATCTTCGAGCAGTCCTTCCATTGATGACGGAATGATGAACTGCGTTGGCCCGCGCTTGAAGAAACGAAAATGCGCGACGATGCGCCGGAGAACATTTCATTCCTCAATTCCGGCATCGGCACAGCAAATTTGGCCTTCGCAGGCATCTCATCCCTTGCGCACGCGATGATTGCCCCCTTAACTGACGGCGCAAAAGAGCCTGCGAGCAAGGGGAACATGCATGAACGATGCGCTTTTGACCGAACGCCTGCTGAACGTCATCGAACAAGACATCCTGCCCCTCACTTCAAAGGGGGTCGAAGCCGGCAACAAGGTTTTCGGCGCCGCCATTTTGCGGAAATCCGATCTCTCCCTCGTCATCGCCGGCACCAATGACGAGACGGCGAACCCCCTCTGGCACGGCGAGGTGCACACGCTGAAGCAGTTTTACGAATTGCCGGTGAAACCCGACACGAAGGAGCTTCTGTTCCTCTCCACCCATGAGCCCTGCACCATGTGCATGTCGGCGATCACCTGGGCCGGGTTCGACAACTATTTCTACTTCTTCAGCCACGAGGATTCGCGCGACAGCTTCGGCATTCCCCACGACCTGAAGATCATGAAGGAACTCTACGGGCTCGAGCCTGGCGGCTACCGGCGGCACAATGCCTTCTTTGAAGCGCGTTCGATCGTGGACATGGCCAATGCTGCGGAAGAACCGGAGAGCAGCCGTTTCCTGGCCCGGGTCGAGAGAATCAAGGCGAGCTATGCGCTTGCGTCCGAGACCTACCAATCGCATAAGGGCGAGGCCAACATCCCGCTTGACTGATATTTCCGACGCAACGGAGCATTCCATTGGAGCCTTCCCGCGACATCGCCCGCCTTATCGACATAATGGCAGCCCTTCGTGATCCCGATACCGGCTGCCCCTGGGACATCAAGCAGGATTTCGAGACGATCAAGCCGTACACGATCGAGGAGGCCTACGAGGTGGCCGACGCGATCGAGCGGAAGGATTTCGACGATCTTTGCGACGAGCTCGGCGATCTCCTGCTGCAGGTCGTGTACCACGCCCGCATGGCCGAGGAGGACGGCCTGTTTTCCTTCGGAGACGTCGTGCATGCGGTGACCGCCAAGATGATCCGCCGCCACCCGCATGTCTTTGCCCGCAACGACGCCGATACGCCCGAGGCGGTGAAGATCCAGTGGGATGAAATCAAACGGCAGGAAAAGGCCGACCGTGCGGCGAGACGCGCGAAGGCCGGCGTTACCGAAGATTTCAAGGTAGGGCATCTCGGCAATGTCCAGCGCAGCTTCCCGGCGCTGACGGAGGCGCTGAAGCTGCAGGAACAGGCCGCCCGC from Martelella sp. AD-3 encodes the following:
- a CDS encoding DUF2849 domain-containing protein codes for the protein MSAKVLTANRLTDGLAVWLDASGSWTRDLQRALVARHDAAVASLEEIGKRDFSGNLIVDVAVIDVDERADGRIRPLRLRERIRAEGPTIPYAAGYAPAKPEHVEA
- the cysG gene encoding siroheme synthase CysG, with the translated sequence MVAREELLSAFPAFFRVEGRKVAIFGSGAEAYAKARLMAKTSAEIAAYGENPDEDYRAFLVAHGARLVEAPFAAEQLDGAVLAFAATGEPEQDHLIADCARALSVPVNAVDQKEDCDFYTPALVARPPVAIAIGTEGAGPVLAQMIRARIDTMLPRSLGPLARLAANLRDKVDASIPRGAARRAFWSRFFNGSVANAVEKGRLLEAECLADEIISDGSTVSGHVALVGAGPGAEDLLTIRAHRLLMEADVIAFDALVPQAVVDMGRRDAERISVGKRKNCHSKSQNEINDLLVKLAKEGKRVVRLKSGDPLIFGRAGEEMAALRAAGVSYEVVPGITSASAAAADFGLPMTLRGVASTLVFTTGHDLNGDTLPDWAALAVRGATIAVYMGRSVAAKLGARLQEAGVPADTTIAVVENASRKNRRLFHGVLSELPLLETREDLTGPVMVIIGDAVAGASLEESSALALNNNLVQEKFTGAVHVR
- a CDS encoding nucleoside deaminase encodes the protein MNDALLTERLLNVIEQDILPLTSKGVEAGNKVFGAAILRKSDLSLVIAGTNDETANPLWHGEVHTLKQFYELPVKPDTKELLFLSTHEPCTMCMSAITWAGFDNYFYFFSHEDSRDSFGIPHDLKIMKELYGLEPGGYRRHNAFFEARSIVDMANAAEEPESSRFLARVERIKASYALASETYQSHKGEANIPLD
- the mazG gene encoding nucleoside triphosphate pyrophosphohydrolase, giving the protein MEPSRDIARLIDIMAALRDPDTGCPWDIKQDFETIKPYTIEEAYEVADAIERKDFDDLCDELGDLLLQVVYHARMAEEDGLFSFGDVVHAVTAKMIRRHPHVFARNDADTPEAVKIQWDEIKRQEKADRAARRAKAGVTEDFKVGHLGNVQRSFPALTEALKLQEQAARVGFDWSEPEPILDKFEEEIGELRQALTSGDQAKIADELGDLIFAAVNLGRHTKTDPEQALRGTNTKFRRRFNYIERSLEENGESLDAATLERMEALWQDAKAIERRLK